A window from Sphingobacterium hotanense encodes these proteins:
- a CDS encoding DUF3108 domain-containing protein, with amino-acid sequence MKRIFTLLALFISLGTATIAQTLPHLTSPTFQAGEVLKYKLKYGIMSAATGTLSVQKSKHSFGMEDPIHLHAFGQTSGAFSAFYTVKNQYDSYINKDNYLPILYTENIRENNYRRVEYATFDHKTRKVSGKKGTFSSPTSQTFDLVSAYYFSRNLDFSSLSKGDKFKITYFLNDEVAQLGVEYVGIEKVKSVLGELECIKLSPEISPGRIFKKNSRLYLWVTNDGNRIPVKAQVDILIGSVTMELVSADGLKYPLGKRVSYSK; translated from the coding sequence ATGAAAAGAATTTTTACGCTACTAGCCCTGTTTATTAGTTTAGGAACTGCGACCATTGCACAAACGTTGCCTCATTTAACAAGCCCTACTTTTCAAGCTGGCGAGGTACTGAAATATAAATTAAAATACGGCATTATGTCTGCAGCGACAGGTACACTGTCGGTACAGAAATCAAAGCATAGTTTTGGTATGGAAGATCCTATACACTTACACGCTTTCGGCCAGACCTCTGGTGCTTTCTCGGCGTTTTATACCGTGAAGAATCAATATGATTCTTATATCAATAAAGATAACTACTTACCCATTCTCTACACAGAGAATATTCGGGAGAACAATTATCGTCGGGTAGAGTATGCTACTTTCGATCATAAGACCCGGAAGGTCAGCGGGAAGAAGGGGACTTTTAGCAGCCCTACTTCGCAGACGTTTGACTTAGTTTCTGCTTATTATTTCTCGCGCAATCTTGATTTTTCGAGTTTAAGCAAGGGTGATAAGTTTAAGATTACTTATTTCTTGAACGATGAAGTTGCGCAGTTGGGTGTTGAATATGTAGGGATCGAGAAGGTAAAATCTGTGCTTGGCGAATTGGAATGTATCAAGCTAAGTCCGGAAATAAGTCCGGGAAGAATTTTTAAAAAGAATAGTCGTTTGTATCTTTGGGTCACCAACGATGGCAACCGGATTCCTGTTAAAGCACAGGTCGATATCCTTATTGGCTCTGTGACGATGGAATTGGTTAGCGCTGATGGCTTAAAATATCCGTTGGGAAAACGAGTAAGTTATTCAAAGTAG
- a CDS encoding DUF3109 family protein — protein MIEVGNVLVHEDIVNNDFVCNLSKCKGVCCIEGDAGAPLTEAETKILADIYPIVKPYLTEKGIQAIEEQGTHVIDADDDLTTTCVDGNKECAYVTWENGITKCAIEKAYEMGEVSWKKPISCHLYPIRATHYPEFDVLHYDRWYICKDACTFGQELKIPVYKFLKDPLIREYGEEWYKELENTLASQP, from the coding sequence ATGATAGAAGTAGGTAATGTGCTTGTTCACGAGGATATCGTGAACAATGATTTTGTTTGCAACCTGAGCAAATGTAAAGGGGTTTGTTGTATTGAAGGCGATGCTGGCGCACCATTGACGGAGGCGGAGACCAAGATATTAGCAGACATCTACCCTATTGTTAAGCCCTACCTCACTGAAAAAGGAATACAAGCTATCGAGGAACAAGGCACCCATGTAATTGACGCTGATGATGATCTAACGACCACTTGCGTTGACGGCAATAAGGAGTGTGCTTATGTGACTTGGGAGAATGGCATCACCAAATGTGCCATTGAGAAGGCTTATGAAATGGGCGAGGTCAGTTGGAAGAAACCTATTTCCTGCCACCTTTACCCTATCCGCGCCACCCATTACCCTGAATTTGATGTACTACATTATGACCGTTGGTATATCTGCAAAGATGCCTGTACTTTTGGTCAGGAACTTAAAATTCCGGTGTATAAATTCTTGAAAGATCCTTTGATTCGAGAATATGGCGAAGAATGGTACAAAGAGCTTGAAAATACGTTAGCTTCTCAACCATAA
- a CDS encoding polyprenyl synthetase family protein gives MLTLDEIQLPIKEHLKRFEKTFKASMQSSAPLLDRITGYLIKQKGKQMRPMFVFFSAGVCGGITESTYHGASLVELLHTASLVHDDVVDNSNERRGFFSINALWKNKVAVLVGDFLLSKGLLLSVKHKEFELLRIVSEAVEHMSEGELLQIEKARHLDIEESIYYEIIRKKTASLIASCCACGASSAGADEDTVEKLRLFGEKVGIAFQIKDDLFDFGLDDVGKPVGNDIKEKKMTLPLIYALNTVAKSERRKIINLVKNHNEESEKVAEVIEFVKTNGGLEYATERMLQYQQEAFDILATIPNGGEYKTGLEQLVRFTTERKK, from the coding sequence ATGTTAACATTAGACGAAATACAACTTCCTATAAAAGAACACCTGAAACGCTTTGAAAAAACATTCAAAGCGTCGATGCAAAGTTCGGCACCATTACTAGACCGTATTACGGGCTACCTAATTAAACAAAAAGGGAAACAGATGCGTCCGATGTTTGTTTTCTTTTCAGCAGGTGTTTGCGGAGGGATAACCGAATCTACCTATCATGGGGCTTCATTAGTAGAGTTGTTGCATACGGCATCGTTAGTTCATGATGATGTTGTGGATAATTCGAACGAACGCCGGGGTTTCTTTTCAATCAACGCTTTATGGAAAAACAAAGTTGCTGTTTTAGTTGGCGACTTTTTGTTATCAAAGGGTCTGCTGCTCTCGGTCAAGCATAAGGAATTTGAGCTTTTGCGTATCGTGTCGGAAGCAGTTGAGCATATGAGCGAAGGCGAATTGTTGCAAATAGAGAAAGCGAGGCATTTGGACATTGAGGAGTCTATTTATTATGAGATCATCCGTAAGAAAACGGCTTCTTTAATTGCTTCTTGTTGTGCCTGTGGCGCATCTTCGGCAGGGGCAGATGAGGACACCGTTGAGAAATTGCGTTTGTTTGGCGAGAAGGTAGGTATCGCGTTTCAGATCAAGGATGATTTATTCGATTTTGGTCTTGATGATGTGGGCAAACCTGTTGGCAACGATATTAAAGAGAAGAAGATGACACTTCCTTTGATTTATGCGCTGAATACCGTTGCTAAATCAGAAAGAAGAAAGATCATTAATTTGGTGAAGAACCACAATGAGGAATCCGAAAAAGTTGCGGAAGTCATTGAATTTGTAAAAACAAATGGAGGACTGGAATACGCGACTGAGCGTATGTTGCAGTATCAGCAGGAAGCGTTCGACATACTAGCGACAATCCCTAATGGGGGCGAATATAAAACAGGATTGGAACAATTAGTAAGATTTACCACAGAAAGAAAAAAATAA
- a CDS encoding TerC family protein, which translates to MSHEALFMIGFIVFIILMLAIDLGLFSKSDKPVSLKVAAIMSAIWVAFALLFGLLLYKWGNELHNVHDMVRLKEIVAKHFHNIKINENDLAASLQLYNKNLTLEYLTGYVVEYALSVDNIFVMVLLFSSFGIPEKYYHKVLVWGILGAIIMRCIFIFVGAALITKFGWILYVFGAFLVYTGFNMYINRNKEEEVDPENHPVVKFASKHFKVTHKLDQGNFFHVENGVKYMTPLFLVLLVIEFTDLIFAVDSIPAIFSVTKDPYIVFFSNIFAILGLRSMFFLLINIIHKFHYLKVGLAFLLIFIGLKMLLHGWLKDWGFTTTHSLIVIIGILALSVIASLMFPKKKEFENS; encoded by the coding sequence ATGAGCCACGAAGCATTATTTATGATCGGATTTATAGTTTTTATAATTCTGATGTTAGCGATAGATTTAGGACTGTTTTCCAAGAGCGACAAACCAGTATCCTTGAAAGTGGCAGCCATTATGAGTGCTATTTGGGTAGCATTTGCTTTGCTTTTTGGGTTATTGCTTTATAAATGGGGTAATGAGCTCCATAATGTTCATGATATGGTCCGACTAAAGGAAATAGTCGCGAAACATTTTCATAACATTAAAATCAATGAAAATGACTTAGCTGCGAGTTTGCAGCTTTACAATAAGAACTTGACATTAGAGTACCTGACAGGTTACGTCGTTGAGTATGCGTTATCCGTTGATAATATCTTCGTTATGGTGTTGTTGTTCAGCTCTTTCGGAATTCCGGAGAAGTATTACCATAAAGTGTTAGTATGGGGTATCCTAGGTGCTATTATCATGCGTTGTATTTTCATCTTCGTAGGTGCGGCATTGATCACTAAGTTTGGTTGGATATTGTATGTCTTCGGTGCATTCTTAGTGTACACTGGTTTCAACATGTACATCAATAGAAACAAGGAAGAAGAAGTCGATCCAGAAAACCACCCGGTGGTGAAATTTGCTTCGAAGCATTTCAAAGTAACGCATAAGTTAGATCAAGGCAACTTCTTCCACGTGGAGAACGGTGTAAAATACATGACGCCATTGTTCTTGGTTTTATTGGTTATCGAGTTTACTGATTTAATCTTTGCGGTGGATTCCATCCCAGCGATCTTCTCGGTAACTAAGGATCCATACATTGTATTCTTCTCGAATATCTTTGCGATTCTTGGACTACGTTCGATGTTCTTCTTATTGATCAATATTATTCACAAGTTCCACTACTTAAAAGTGGGCTTAGCCTTCCTGCTTATTTTCATTGGTTTGAAGATGTTGCTTCATGGTTGGTTAAAAGATTGGGGATTTACCACTACCCATTCCTTGATCGTCATCATCGGAATTTTAGCATTGAGCGTCATCGCCTCGCTGATGTTCCCTAAGAAAAAAGAATTTGAAAATTCATAA
- a CDS encoding C1 family peptidase, giving the protein MNWSKSILFAAALFAVTQTQAQDNLINALKGNASDNSKEGFKFTEVINLGNTSIKDQGSSGTCWSYSGNSFLESEMIRMGKQPVEISQIFTARNTYIEKAKNFVRLHGEQAQGDGGQLHDVLTIFRKYGAVPREAYTGLPDGQTRNNFGEMGPLLQGITENVAKSKKPSKDWLKAFTAAMDSYLGEVPESFQYNGKTYTPRTFADQVIGINPDDYVGISSFDEHAYYKPFVLLIPDNWSFESFYNVKINDLTDIIDNALENGYTVAWATDVSEKSFSWKNGVAFVPEKPIEQMSKEEVDNLFNGPKPEASITAAQRQEAFDNYTTTDDHGMHIVGLVKDQTGKEYYIVKNSWGVSNDYKGYMYATKEFVRYKTISLLLHKKALTKNMQKQLGI; this is encoded by the coding sequence ATGAATTGGAGCAAATCTATATTATTTGCGGCAGCGTTGTTTGCCGTGACACAAACACAAGCTCAAGATAACTTAATCAATGCCCTAAAAGGGAATGCTAGTGATAATAGCAAAGAAGGTTTCAAATTTACGGAAGTCATTAACCTCGGTAATACCTCGATTAAAGATCAGGGTTCATCGGGTACATGTTGGTCCTACTCAGGGAACTCATTTCTTGAATCGGAGATGATTCGCATGGGCAAACAACCTGTTGAGATCTCTCAAATTTTTACTGCCCGTAACACGTATATTGAAAAGGCGAAGAACTTTGTACGCCTACATGGCGAGCAGGCGCAGGGTGATGGCGGTCAATTACATGATGTATTGACTATCTTCAGAAAATATGGTGCTGTTCCTCGTGAAGCCTATACAGGTTTACCTGATGGCCAGACGCGCAATAACTTCGGCGAGATGGGGCCCTTATTGCAAGGCATTACAGAGAATGTAGCAAAGAGCAAAAAACCAAGTAAAGATTGGTTGAAAGCATTCACAGCTGCTATGGACTCTTACCTAGGTGAAGTTCCTGAATCATTCCAATATAATGGTAAAACCTATACTCCGAGAACATTCGCTGATCAGGTTATCGGCATCAACCCGGATGATTATGTTGGTATTTCTTCATTTGATGAGCATGCATACTACAAACCATTTGTATTGTTGATTCCTGACAACTGGTCTTTCGAGAGCTTCTATAATGTAAAGATCAATGATTTAACAGACATCATTGACAATGCATTGGAGAACGGATATACCGTTGCCTGGGCTACTGACGTATCTGAGAAGAGCTTCAGCTGGAAAAATGGAGTTGCTTTTGTTCCTGAGAAACCAATTGAACAAATGAGTAAAGAAGAAGTTGACAATTTATTCAATGGCCCGAAACCGGAGGCTTCCATTACTGCTGCCCAACGTCAAGAAGCATTTGACAATTATACAACAACAGATGATCATGGAATGCACATCGTAGGATTGGTTAAAGATCAAACAGGTAAGGAATACTACATCGTTAAGAATTCTTGGGGCGTTTCGAATGACTATAAAGGCTATATGTATGCTACAAAAGAATTTGTTCGTTATAAAACAATCTCTTTGTTACTACACAAGAAAGCTTTAACTAAGAATATGCAAAAACAGCTTGGTATTTAA
- a CDS encoding thioredoxin family protein, with translation MKKLLLLLFTIPFLAIGQEKGIHFEHNTTWAKVKEKAKAENKYIFVDAFTTWCGPCKWMASEVFPQEKVGTFFNEKFVNLKIQMDQTKEDNADVKSWYEEAKRFSKDYSINAYPTFLIFDPNGELVHRIVGGAEADDFIVKAGEGLNPETQFVTVVKKFEANPNDVAIAKATAAAAEKAYDKNLQKKAQDAVIANSSTDELLSKENAAFLLKSASNSQSKAFSIVRENKEKVDAALGAGKVATILANAIVNTEIAPVVWNSEEDNLASVLAEVEKKYSDINIKDHISGFKTQYYLKKKNYPAFKEAVESYIAAENGKVDPSTLNSFAWSIFENCDDPACVEAALSWSKKSIENNEDPALLDTYANLLHKSGKTKEAIEWQEKAIAKADADSKADYQLTLEKMKKGEPTWVTEEELLIN, from the coding sequence ATGAAAAAGCTACTATTATTATTATTTACGATTCCTTTTCTGGCGATAGGACAAGAAAAAGGGATTCACTTTGAGCACAATACGACTTGGGCTAAGGTAAAGGAGAAAGCGAAGGCGGAGAATAAATATATCTTCGTTGATGCTTTTACGACTTGGTGTGGTCCTTGTAAATGGATGGCGAGTGAGGTTTTCCCTCAGGAAAAAGTAGGGACATTCTTCAATGAGAAGTTTGTGAACCTCAAAATCCAGATGGATCAGACAAAGGAGGATAATGCAGACGTTAAGTCATGGTATGAAGAGGCGAAGCGTTTTTCGAAAGATTATTCAATCAATGCGTATCCTACATTTTTGATTTTCGATCCTAATGGGGAATTAGTTCACCGTATTGTAGGTGGCGCAGAAGCTGACGACTTTATCGTAAAGGCAGGCGAAGGATTAAATCCTGAGACGCAATTTGTGACTGTTGTTAAGAAATTCGAAGCGAATCCTAATGATGTAGCGATTGCTAAGGCAACAGCGGCAGCTGCAGAAAAAGCATACGACAAGAATCTTCAAAAGAAAGCACAGGACGCAGTAATTGCAAATTCAAGCACAGACGAGTTATTATCCAAAGAAAATGCGGCATTTCTATTAAAAAGTGCTTCAAACTCTCAATCAAAAGCATTCAGCATTGTTCGTGAGAACAAAGAAAAAGTTGATGCAGCCTTAGGAGCAGGAAAAGTAGCTACAATATTAGCGAACGCCATAGTTAATACAGAGATCGCTCCTGTTGTTTGGAATTCGGAAGAAGATAATCTAGCATCAGTTTTAGCAGAGGTAGAGAAAAAATACAGCGATATCAACATTAAAGATCACATCTCTGGCTTTAAAACGCAGTATTATTTGAAAAAGAAAAATTACCCTGCTTTCAAAGAAGCAGTAGAAAGCTACATTGCCGCTGAAAATGGTAAAGTAGACCCTTCTACTCTAAATAGTTTTGCGTGGTCAATTTTTGAGAATTGCGATGATCCTGCTTGTGTAGAAGCTGCTTTAAGCTGGAGCAAGAAGTCTATCGAGAACAATGAAGATCCAGCATTATTAGATACCTATGCGAATCTATTGCATAAGTCTGGTAAAACCAAAGAGGCTATTGAATGGCAAGAAAAAGCGATCGCAAAAGCTGACGCTGATTCGAAAGCAGATTATCAGCTAACACTAGAGAAGATGAAAAAAGGTGAACCTACTTGGGTTACAGAAGAGGAACTCCTAATAAATTAG
- a CDS encoding prolyl oligopeptidase family serine peptidase — MKKILGYGILVFSITACQQEKTIDSKTDISVKPYPTSQKGTQQDNYFGTLVDDPYRWLEDDLSADTKNWIKAENEVTDDYLSQIPYREQIRKRLENLWNYEKEGAPFKEGEYIYYYKNNGLQNQHVLYRKKGEDGTEEVFLDPNKFSDDGTTSLAGVDFSKDGSLVAYQISEGGSDWRKVIILKAEDKSVVGDTLVDVKFTGLAWKGNEGIYYSSYDKPKEGSALSAMTDQHKLYFHKLNTPQNTDELVFGGPTMPRRYVGGYLTEDERFLVVTAANTTSGNELYVKDLTNPTAAFVTVVDNMEKNHTILDNDGSKLLIYTELDAPNGRVVQTEVANPTPSTWKNLIPETENVLSASLAGDKIFATYLKDAISQVKQFDKAGKLEREIELPGIGTASGFGGKKTDKELYYSFTNYVNPGTIYKYDIASGKSEVYKKPAIKFDLANYESKQVFYTSKDGTKVPMIITYKKGIKLDGTNPTMLYAYGGFNISLTPSFSTSTLILLEQGGVYAVANLRGGGEYGETWHVAGTKLNKQNVFDDFIAAAEYLIAEKYTSSDHLAIAGGSNGGLLVGACMTQRPDLYKVAFPAVGVLDMLRYHKFTAGAGWAFDYGTADDSAEMFNYLYKYSPYHALKPNTAYPATMVTTADHDDRVVPAHSFKFAARLQEYNTGKNPVLIRIDTKAGHGAGKSTEMVIAEQTDKWAFMFQNMNLKYKDIK, encoded by the coding sequence ATGAAGAAAATCTTAGGTTATGGTATCCTTGTTTTCAGTATTACCGCTTGTCAACAGGAAAAAACCATTGATTCAAAAACTGATATTAGCGTGAAACCCTATCCAACAAGCCAAAAAGGAACCCAACAAGACAATTATTTCGGAACACTGGTCGACGACCCTTATCGCTGGTTAGAAGATGATCTCTCTGCAGACACCAAGAACTGGATCAAAGCAGAAAACGAAGTGACTGACGATTATCTGTCGCAGATTCCATATCGCGAACAGATTCGCAAGCGACTCGAAAATCTTTGGAACTATGAAAAGGAGGGAGCTCCATTTAAAGAAGGAGAATACATATACTACTATAAGAACAATGGATTGCAAAATCAACACGTGCTTTATAGAAAGAAAGGCGAGGATGGTACGGAAGAGGTATTCTTAGATCCGAACAAATTCTCTGATGACGGAACAACCTCCTTGGCCGGAGTAGACTTCAGCAAAGACGGATCTCTTGTGGCTTATCAGATTTCAGAAGGAGGGTCAGACTGGCGCAAGGTCATCATTCTGAAAGCGGAAGATAAATCTGTTGTCGGTGATACCCTAGTCGATGTCAAATTTACCGGACTTGCATGGAAGGGAAATGAGGGTATCTACTATAGCTCGTATGATAAACCTAAAGAAGGTTCAGCACTTTCTGCGATGACCGATCAACATAAGTTATATTTCCACAAGTTGAATACTCCTCAAAATACCGACGAACTTGTATTTGGCGGTCCGACAATGCCTAGACGTTACGTGGGAGGCTATTTAACCGAGGATGAGCGCTTCTTGGTTGTTACAGCGGCGAATACGACCTCTGGAAATGAGCTTTATGTCAAGGACTTAACAAATCCAACTGCTGCATTTGTTACGGTTGTAGATAATATGGAGAAAAACCATACAATCTTAGATAACGACGGATCCAAATTACTGATCTATACGGAACTCGATGCACCAAATGGTCGCGTCGTACAGACCGAAGTGGCAAATCCAACGCCGTCCACTTGGAAAAATCTGATTCCCGAAACTGAAAACGTATTGAGCGCTTCTCTTGCGGGCGATAAAATATTCGCAACTTATCTAAAGGACGCGATCTCTCAGGTCAAACAATTTGATAAAGCCGGTAAATTAGAACGTGAAATTGAACTTCCAGGCATTGGAACAGCTTCTGGCTTCGGCGGAAAGAAAACCGATAAGGAATTATATTATTCTTTCACCAATTATGTAAACCCGGGAACAATCTATAAGTATGATATCGCTTCTGGAAAATCGGAAGTGTACAAAAAACCAGCAATCAAGTTCGACTTAGCAAATTACGAATCTAAGCAAGTGTTTTACACGTCGAAAGATGGCACTAAAGTACCGATGATCATCACCTATAAAAAAGGAATTAAGCTTGACGGAACAAACCCGACCATGCTATACGCCTATGGTGGATTCAACATCAGCTTGACACCGTCCTTTAGCACCAGTACGCTAATTTTATTAGAGCAAGGCGGCGTTTATGCGGTAGCTAACTTACGTGGTGGTGGCGAGTATGGCGAAACATGGCATGTGGCAGGTACTAAACTGAATAAACAGAATGTATTCGACGACTTTATTGCCGCTGCTGAATATTTGATTGCCGAAAAATACACTTCCTCTGATCATTTAGCGATTGCAGGCGGATCCAATGGGGGGCTATTAGTGGGTGCATGTATGACCCAGCGTCCTGATCTTTATAAAGTAGCTTTCCCGGCGGTAGGCGTGTTGGATATGCTACGCTATCATAAATTTACTGCTGGTGCGGGTTGGGCATTTGACTATGGAACGGCTGATGATAGCGCAGAAATGTTCAATTACCTATACAAATACTCGCCATATCACGCATTGAAACCAAATACGGCATATCCTGCAACTATGGTAACTACGGCAGATCATGATGACCGTGTCGTGCCAGCACACTCTTTCAAATTTGCCGCGCGACTGCAAGAATACAATACCGGAAAAAATCCTGTCTTAATACGTATTGACACAAAAGCAGGTCACGGAGCAGGTAAATCAACTGAAATGGTAATTGCAGAACAAACAGATAAATGGGCTTTCATGTTCCAAAACATGAATCTCAAATACAAGGATATTAAATAA
- a CDS encoding UDP-2,3-diacylglucosamine diphosphatase, translated as MSARDKIYFASDFHLGSYPKEANISREQTIIRWLDAIKLDAKELYLVGDIFDFWFEYRTVVPRGYIRFLGKLAELADLGVKITLFKGNHDMWMFDYFKNELGAEIISDELEVTYNGKNFYIHHGDGLGPGDKKYKFLKQFFRSPFCQWLFARLHPNLGIGIAQRWSKHSRIANNEDEQFLGEDREWLIIYAKELLKTKEYDYLIFGHRHLPYDISLSDRTRIINLGEWINFYTYAVWDGEELQLKTWK; from the coding sequence ATGAGCGCTCGCGATAAAATATATTTTGCTTCCGATTTTCATTTGGGTTCCTATCCCAAAGAAGCAAATATTTCGCGAGAACAAACGATCATCCGCTGGTTAGATGCTATCAAGCTGGATGCGAAGGAGCTTTACTTAGTAGGCGATATCTTTGATTTTTGGTTTGAATACCGTACGGTCGTGCCTCGAGGTTACATCCGTTTTCTGGGTAAACTGGCCGAGCTAGCAGACTTGGGCGTAAAGATTACGCTTTTTAAGGGCAACCACGATATGTGGATGTTTGATTATTTTAAGAATGAACTGGGCGCGGAAATTATATCGGACGAACTGGAAGTTACTTATAATGGTAAGAACTTCTATATACATCATGGGGACGGCCTGGGTCCAGGCGACAAGAAATATAAATTTTTGAAGCAGTTTTTCCGTAGTCCATTCTGCCAATGGCTATTTGCTCGCCTACACCCAAATCTCGGGATAGGTATTGCTCAGCGCTGGTCGAAACATAGCCGTATCGCTAATAACGAGGATGAGCAATTTCTAGGCGAGGATCGGGAATGGCTCATTATCTATGCTAAAGAACTGCTAAAGACCAAAGAATACGATTATCTCATCTTTGGCCACCGCCATCTGCCTTATGACATCAGCTTATCCGACCGCACTAGAATCATCAATTTGGGTGAATGGATAAACTTCTATACCTATGCGGTTTGGGACGGAGAAGAGCTTCAGCTGAAAACCTGGAAATAA
- a CDS encoding DMT family transporter has translation MNWILLIIGGLFEVMFTFCIGKANDAVGSEKWLWYLGFLVSVSISMGLLIKATSTLPLGTAYAVWTGIGAVGTVLMGIFIFKEPAEFWRIFFIVTLIASIVGLKAVSSH, from the coding sequence ATGAATTGGATATTACTTATCATTGGTGGACTGTTTGAGGTCATGTTTACCTTTTGTATCGGTAAAGCAAATGACGCCGTTGGATCGGAAAAATGGTTATGGTACTTGGGTTTTCTAGTTTCTGTTTCAATTAGCATGGGTCTGTTGATCAAAGCGACCAGCACCCTGCCGTTGGGTACAGCTTATGCGGTTTGGACGGGCATTGGTGCTGTAGGAACAGTTTTAATGGGTATTTTTATATTCAAGGAACCTGCAGAATTTTGGCGCATATTCTTTATCGTGACATTAATTGCATCCATTGTCGGACTTAAAGCAGTTTCTTCACACTAG